The following are encoded together in the Sinorhizobium terangae genome:
- a CDS encoding maleylacetate reductase translates to MNRDFVYSGSPAHIIFGEGKSALAGEWVEKIGCKKALVLSTSQQQADAEVLAKRLGPLSAGIFAGAVMHTPVDVTEKAMEVVARTGADCVVSLGGGSTTGLGKAIAYRIDLPQIVIPTTYAGSEVTPILGQTEGGRKTTVRHPSILPEVVIYDPALTLGLPLGMSINSGLNAMAHAVEALYAQDRNPISTLMAVEGLHAFKTSLPKIAESPRNIGVRADALYGAWLCGAVLGTVGMALHHKICHTLGGTFDTPHAETHAIMLPHTAGYNATAVPELLAPVAEIFGGSVGGGLWDFAKEAGAPLALKDLGLSEPDLDRAAEIATENPYWNPRPVDRRSIRDLLQDAWEGNRPAR, encoded by the coding sequence ATGAATCGCGATTTCGTCTATAGCGGCAGCCCTGCCCACATCATCTTCGGCGAAGGCAAAAGTGCACTGGCCGGCGAGTGGGTGGAGAAAATCGGCTGCAAGAAGGCGCTCGTGCTCTCGACGTCGCAGCAGCAAGCCGACGCCGAAGTTCTGGCAAAACGCCTTGGGCCGCTTTCTGCCGGGATCTTTGCGGGCGCCGTCATGCACACGCCGGTCGACGTGACCGAAAAGGCGATGGAGGTCGTTGCGAGAACCGGCGCCGATTGCGTCGTTTCACTCGGCGGCGGCTCGACCACCGGTCTCGGCAAGGCGATCGCCTATCGCATTGACCTGCCGCAGATCGTCATACCGACGACCTATGCGGGCTCGGAGGTGACGCCGATCCTCGGCCAGACCGAGGGCGGCCGCAAGACCACCGTACGTCATCCGAGCATCCTGCCCGAAGTCGTGATCTACGACCCGGCGCTTACGCTGGGGCTCCCGCTCGGCATGAGCATCAACAGCGGCCTGAATGCGATGGCGCATGCGGTCGAGGCGCTCTACGCGCAGGACCGAAACCCGATCTCGACCCTGATGGCAGTCGAGGGCCTTCATGCCTTCAAGACGAGCCTGCCGAAAATAGCCGAGTCTCCCCGGAACATCGGCGTGCGGGCCGATGCGCTTTACGGCGCCTGGCTTTGCGGAGCGGTGCTCGGCACCGTCGGCATGGCACTGCACCACAAGATTTGTCACACGCTCGGCGGCACCTTCGATACGCCGCATGCCGAAACGCACGCGATTATGCTGCCGCATACCGCCGGCTACAACGCCACCGCGGTTCCGGAACTGCTGGCTCCGGTCGCAGAGATCTTTGGCGGCTCGGTCGGCGGCGGCCTTTGGGACTTCGCCAAGGAAGCCGGCGCGCCGCTGGCGCTGAAGGACCTGGGTTTGAGCGAGCCCGATCTCGATCGCGCCGCGGAGATCGCCACGGAAAATCCCTATTGGAATCCGCGGCCGGTCGATCGGCGATCCATCCGTGACCTGCTGCAGGATGCCTGGGAGGGCAATCGGCCGGCACGCTGA
- a CDS encoding LysR family transcriptional regulator, with the protein MKFDERHLIQLAAVVKAGGVTEGAALLGLSQPAVSRTLSMLERRVGEPLFIKGRRPLQPTPLGRALADHGQIMLSASRKASDTVESFRVGHSGVVRLGGTPFFMDGLIASMIAEFQNLYPDVRVDQTYGYFPDLRAALKADQIDLAICPIDILDEGSGLEFQQILPGRNVVACRVTHPLLMKRKPQPAHLLEFPWIAPPPGSPLLADLRSMLLSFGATEIKIRYSGGSLMSVVNYMKAADALTILPHSVVFALRNQKSITALPISIPHPERALGLLKRSDAPRTPAVDQFARHVRTGFENLKHLIKRHEQSVIWGA; encoded by the coding sequence ATGAAGTTCGATGAACGCCATCTGATCCAGCTCGCCGCGGTCGTGAAGGCTGGCGGCGTGACCGAGGGGGCGGCCTTGCTCGGGCTGTCGCAGCCAGCGGTCTCCCGAACGCTTTCCATGCTGGAGAGACGCGTCGGCGAACCGCTCTTCATCAAGGGGCGCAGACCGCTACAGCCGACGCCGCTCGGGCGCGCTTTGGCCGACCATGGCCAGATCATGCTGTCGGCGTCACGCAAGGCATCCGATACGGTTGAGAGCTTCCGCGTCGGCCACAGCGGCGTCGTGCGCCTCGGAGGCACGCCCTTTTTCATGGACGGACTGATTGCCAGCATGATCGCGGAATTCCAGAATCTTTATCCCGATGTCCGCGTCGATCAGACCTACGGCTACTTTCCCGACCTTCGCGCGGCACTCAAGGCGGACCAGATCGATCTCGCCATCTGCCCCATCGATATTCTCGACGAAGGATCGGGGCTCGAGTTCCAACAGATATTGCCGGGGCGCAACGTGGTCGCATGCCGGGTGACGCATCCGCTGTTGATGAAGCGGAAGCCGCAACCGGCCCACTTGCTCGAGTTTCCATGGATCGCGCCGCCGCCCGGCAGCCCGCTGCTTGCCGACCTGCGCAGCATGCTTCTCTCGTTCGGTGCGACCGAGATCAAGATTCGCTATTCAGGCGGTTCATTGATGAGCGTCGTCAACTACATGAAGGCGGCGGACGCGCTGACGATCCTGCCCCACAGCGTCGTCTTTGCGCTGAGGAACCAGAAATCCATTACTGCGCTGCCGATCTCAATCCCGCATCCAGAGCGGGCACTCGGACTGCTCAAACGCTCGGACGCCCCGCGCACGCCGGCCGTGGACCAGTTCGCCCGGCACGTGCGCACCGGATTCGAAAACCTCAAGCATCTCATCAAGCGTCATGAGCAATCCGTCATTTGGGGTGCATGA
- the pepT gene encoding peptidase T encodes MTDTVIDRFLRYVVIDTQSDPKSTTQPSTEKQKNLARILVEELLAIGLADAHLDEHGYVYATIPSNVDKPVPVVCFCSHMDTAPDFTGTNVKPQVVRNYAGGDIQLSGDPQQVIRVSDNPELGNQIGNDIITTDGTTLLGADDKAGLAEIMTAAQVLVDNPDIKHGTIKLLFTPDEEVGRGVDKVDLKKLGAEFGYTVDGETAGHIEDETFSADGVEITIQGVAIHPGFAKGKMENAIKIAGAIIDRLPKDIAPEATSDRDGFIHPIGVTGSMEKATLAFIVRDFDEGGLAVKEKMLEDIVKGVMAEFPRSSYAFEVKEQYRNMKAILDRHPQIVENAVEAIRRAGMTPVRGSIRGGTDGSRLSYMGLPCANIFAGGHAFHSPLEWISRQDMEKSVETLVELAKIWEERA; translated from the coding sequence ATGACCGACACTGTTATCGATCGCTTCCTCCGTTACGTGGTCATCGACACCCAATCGGATCCCAAGTCGACGACGCAGCCATCCACCGAAAAGCAGAAGAATCTTGCCCGGATATTGGTCGAGGAATTGCTGGCGATCGGGCTTGCCGATGCGCATCTCGATGAGCACGGCTACGTCTATGCCACGATCCCATCGAATGTCGACAAGCCGGTGCCCGTAGTCTGCTTCTGCTCGCATATGGACACGGCGCCCGATTTCACCGGCACCAATGTCAAGCCGCAAGTCGTGCGAAACTACGCCGGCGGCGATATCCAGCTTTCAGGCGATCCGCAACAGGTCATCCGCGTCAGCGACAATCCCGAGCTCGGCAACCAGATCGGCAACGACATCATTACCACTGACGGCACGACGCTGCTCGGCGCCGACGACAAGGCCGGGCTCGCGGAGATCATGACGGCGGCGCAAGTCCTTGTTGACAATCCGGACATCAAGCACGGCACGATCAAGCTTCTCTTCACGCCTGACGAGGAAGTCGGCCGTGGCGTCGACAAGGTCGACCTGAAGAAGCTCGGAGCCGAGTTCGGCTATACCGTGGACGGCGAAACGGCTGGCCATATCGAGGACGAAACCTTCTCGGCCGACGGCGTCGAAATCACCATTCAGGGTGTCGCGATCCATCCAGGCTTCGCCAAGGGCAAGATGGAAAACGCCATCAAGATCGCCGGCGCCATCATCGACCGCTTGCCGAAGGACATTGCGCCAGAGGCGACGTCGGACCGAGACGGCTTCATCCATCCGATCGGCGTCACCGGCTCGATGGAAAAGGCCACGCTTGCCTTCATTGTCCGCGACTTCGATGAAGGCGGCCTTGCCGTGAAGGAAAAGATGCTCGAGGACATCGTGAAAGGCGTCATGGCGGAGTTTCCCCGTTCGAGTTACGCGTTCGAGGTGAAGGAGCAGTACCGCAACATGAAGGCGATCCTCGATCGCCATCCGCAGATCGTCGAGAATGCCGTGGAGGCAATCCGCCGCGCCGGCATGACACCGGTACGCGGCAGCATCCGCGGCGGCACCGACGGTTCGAGGCTCTCCTATATGGGCCTGCCTTGCGCCAACATCTTCGCCGGCGGCCATGCCTTCCATTCGCCGCTCGAATGGATCAGCCGGCAGGACATGGAGAAAAGCGTCGAGACGCTCGTCGAGCTGGCCAAGATCTGGGAAGAGCGCGCCTGA
- a CDS encoding dioxygenase — protein sequence MSSRPLALNFSEANSSEIFAQRLPLSNDKPLPQVLAAVVTHLHQLIKELRPTPADWRNVIAFLTDVGHVSDERRQEWVLLSDLIGASALVEEINSRRPRGATPNTVRGPFFRADAPELPSGSNISLDGIGERLEVFGFVRDLDGHPIAGAEVITWQANAEGFYENQQPDLQPEFNLRGIFRTDEEGAFRYRTVKPSGYRVPDDGPVGKLLRQAGYPLCRPAHLHFIVKAPGFETITTHVYDAGDPHLGEDAIFGVKEALVREFKPLEGKGAPAWRLDFTFVMARARQGADT from the coding sequence ATGTCGTCGAGGCCACTGGCGTTGAATTTCAGCGAGGCCAACTCGTCCGAGATCTTCGCACAACGACTTCCGCTATCGAACGACAAGCCGTTGCCGCAGGTATTGGCAGCGGTCGTCACCCATCTTCATCAGCTCATCAAGGAGCTGCGGCCGACACCTGCGGATTGGCGCAATGTCATAGCCTTCCTGACTGACGTGGGGCATGTCTCGGACGAACGCCGCCAGGAATGGGTGCTGCTTTCCGACCTCATCGGCGCCTCGGCCCTTGTCGAGGAAATCAATTCGCGTCGGCCGAGGGGCGCGACGCCGAATACGGTTCGCGGACCGTTCTTTCGCGCCGATGCGCCCGAGTTGCCCTCGGGCAGCAACATTTCTTTGGACGGCATTGGAGAAAGGCTCGAGGTGTTCGGATTCGTCCGGGATCTGGATGGCCATCCGATCGCGGGCGCAGAAGTCATCACCTGGCAAGCCAATGCCGAAGGTTTTTACGAGAACCAGCAGCCCGATCTTCAGCCGGAATTCAACCTGCGCGGCATTTTCAGGACGGACGAGGAAGGGGCGTTTCGGTATCGGACGGTCAAGCCATCCGGCTATCGCGTTCCGGATGACGGTCCGGTCGGCAAGCTTTTGCGGCAGGCGGGTTATCCCCTGTGTCGCCCCGCCCACCTTCACTTCATCGTCAAGGCGCCCGGCTTCGAAACGATCACGACTCATGTCTACGACGCCGGCGATCCGCATCTCGGCGAGGACGCGATCTTCGGGGTCAAGGAAGCGCTTGTTCGCGAGTTCAAGCCGCTGGAAGGGAAGGGCGCGCCGGCCTGGCGGCTCGACTTCACCTTCGTAATGGCGCGCGCGAGGCAAGGAGCGGACACATGA